Proteins encoded within one genomic window of Spodoptera frugiperda isolate SF20-4 chromosome 7, AGI-APGP_CSIRO_Sfru_2.0, whole genome shotgun sequence:
- the LOC118266064 gene encoding ufm1-specific protease 1, protein MSDLLTNVHETAGISKNSGKTYLVSGNYKYYHYLCDGFDDRGWGCGYRTLQTICSWMSENVSSEVKVPSIREIQDILVQLEDKPLSFLGSRQWIGSFEVCLVIDKLYDIPSKIVHVNHGDELKTIVDTLVSHFDKFGSPVMMGGDVDASSKGILGIHVGQQNTSLLVVDPHYVGKEQTKEFLFHKGWVKWQRLTDFMDTSFYNLCLPQVKAKCK, encoded by the exons ATGTCAGATTTGTTGACAAACGTCCACGAAACAGCTGGGATATCGAAAAATTCCGGCAAAACATACTTAGTTTCAGGAAATTATAAATACTATCATTACCTTTGTGATGGATTCGATGACAGA GGATGGGGTTGCGGCTATAGAACTCTACAAACAATATGTTCCTGGATGTCTGAAAATGTTAGCAGTGAGGTGAAAGTTCCATCGATACGAGAGATACAAGATATTTTAGTCCAACTCGAAGACAAACCACTAAGTTTCTTGGGCTCAAGGCAATGGATTGGTAGCTTTGAA GTATGCCTAGTGATAGACAAATTGTATGACATTCCAAGCAAGATAGTTCATGTAAACCATGGAGATGAACTGAAAACTATAGTGGACACTCTGGTGTCCCATTTTGACAAGTTTGGCAGCCCGGTGATGATGGGCGGAGATGTGGATGCATCCTCAAAGGGAATCCTTGGCATTCATGTTGGGCAACAGAATACTAGTTTGTTGGTAgtg GATCCACATTATGTTGGCAAGGAGCAAACAAAGGAGTTTCTCTTTCACAAAGGCTGGGTGAAGTGGCAACGACTGACCGATTTTATGGACACCTCATTTTATAATCTGTGTCTGCCACAAGTCAAAGCTAAGTGCAAATAA